The Flavobacteriales bacterium genome includes a region encoding these proteins:
- a CDS encoding DUF2795 domain-containing protein, which translates to MYWTLELASYLSDAPWPATKDELVDYAIRTGAPLEVVENLQAIEDEGENYESIEEIWPDYPSEEDFLWNEDEY; encoded by the coding sequence ATGTATTGGACATTAGAACTAGCATCTTACTTAAGTGATGCACCTTGGCCAGCCACAAAAGATGAACTCGTAGATTATGCAATAAGAACGGGAGCACCTTTAGAGGTTGTAGAGAACCTTCAAGCCATAGAGGATGAAGGAGAAAATTATGAATCTATTGAAGAAATATGGCCTGATTATCCATCGGAAGAAGATTTCCTTTGGAATGAAGATGAATATTAG